A stretch of the Cucurbita pepo subsp. pepo cultivar mu-cu-16 chromosome LG16, ASM280686v2, whole genome shotgun sequence genome encodes the following:
- the LOC111777015 gene encoding isoflavone reductase homolog PCBER-like — MAQNLKVLIIGGTGYIGKFIVQASAKAGHPTYALIRKSSLGSSAKSQIINHFKSLGVNFLFGDLFDNESLVKAIKQVDVVISTLGGHMVPHQHKILSAIKQAGNVKRFFPTEFGNDADHIDAVEPAKSMYTAKAEFRRVVEAEGIPHTFVVCNFFDGYFLSNLSQPDASVPPRDKVVILGDGTPKVIYNKEEDVGTYTIRAIDDPRTLNKIMYIRPAANIYSTNDLVSLWERKIGKTLRRVYVPEEEVLKNIQEASYPLNIELALCHTAQVRGSQTNFDIEPSFGVEASALYPDVRYTTVEEYLDQFV; from the exons ATGGCTCAGAATCTCAAGGTTCTAATCATTGGTGGAACTGGTTACATCGGAAAATTCATTGTACAAGCTAGCGCCAAAGCCGGTCATCCTACCTATGCATTGATCCGCAAGTCTTCGCTCGGAAGCTCTGCCAAGTCTCAAATCATCAATCATTTCAAAAGCCTTGGTGTTAATTTCCTCTTC GGCGATCTCTTCGACAATGAGAGTTTGGTTAAGGCGATAAAGCAGGTTGATGTGGTGATATCCACCCTCGGTGGTCATATGGTTCCCCATCAACATAAGATCCTATCTGCTATCAAACAAGCTGGCAATGTCAAG AGATTCTTTCCTACGGAATTCGGCAACGATGCCGATCACATCGACGCGGTGGAGCCAGCAAAATCGATGTACACTGCAAAGGCTGAATTTCGTAGGGTTGTTGAGGCTGAGGGAATCCCGCACACATTTGTGGTATGCAATTTCTTCGATGGTTACTTCCTTAGCAATTTGTCTCAGCCAGATGCATCCGTCCCACCTAGAGACAAAGTCGTAATCTTAGGGGATGGAACTCCCAAAG TGATTTACAACAAGGAAGAAGACGTTGGGACGTACACCATCCGAGCCATAGATGATCCAAGAACCCTCAACAAGATCATGTACATTAGACCCGCAGCCAACATCTACTCGACCAACGATCTGGTCTCACTGTGGGAGAGAAAAATTGGCAAGACTCTTAGAAGGGTCTATGTCCCAGAGGAGGAGGTGTTGAAGAACATCCAAG AGGCCTCATATCCACTTAATATAGAATTGGCACTCTGTCACACTGCACAGGTGAGGGGATCTCAAACTAACTTTGATATTGAGCCATCTTTTGGAGTGGAAGCTTCAGCGCTGTACCCGGATGTTCGATATACAACTGTGGAAGAATACCTCGACCAGTTTgtctaa
- the LOC111777013 gene encoding adoMet-dependent rRNA methyltransferase spb1-like produces the protein MGKVKGKHRLDKYYRLAKEHGYRSRASWKLAQLDSKYNFLRSSHAVLDLCAAPGGWMQVAVERVPVGSLVVGVDLVPIAPVRGAIAIEQDITKPECKARLKKIMNEKGCAAFDLILHDGSPNVGGAWAQEAMSQNSLVIDSVKLATQLLAPKGAFVTKVFRSQDYSSVLYCLKQLFEKVEVEKPAASRSASAEIYVLGLRYKAPAKIDPRLLDVKHLFQGSVEPQRKVVDVLRGTKQKRHRDGYEDGDMTLRKVSSASNYIWSDSPLEILGTVTCITFDDPPCLLIKNHDLTTEEVKALCDDLRVLGKQDFKHLLKWRLHIRKALSPNQKATPTSVKDAENEVKQNEDDKLLNEMEELTYAIERKKKREKKLLAKRRAKDKARKAMGMQLDVMEEGYIDHELFSLSNIKGKNDLRVIDSTDYDVDNGELGEHENDVTNEEDHESSASDIGSDEERRRYDEHMEELLDQAYESFVARKEGSAKQRKRAKKAYSDDAELLEEDENGGDRFQSDYDSDENLVDEDRNPLMVSLDDGGEPTQEEIANKWFGQDIFAEAAEDGDLKELGSEDDMQVDGPKEKTAVTKVAKSNISKNAREKSKISTNAKDSIKADDEFEVVPAPATDSSDDSSSEESEDEEPDTKAEILACAKKMLRKKQREQFLDDSYNKYMFDDTGLPKWFLDEEKRHRQPIKPITKEEVAAMRAQFKEIDARPAKKVAEAKARKKRVAMKKLEKVRKKANIISDQADISDRSKSKMIDQLYKKAVPQRPKKEFVVAKKGVQVRVGKGKTLVDRRMKKDARKHGMSKQGKGSKKGKNSKAPRGKGGSAKASGKKGRKGNK, from the exons ATGGGCAAAGTCAAGGGGAAGCATCGTTTGGACAAGTACTATCGCCTTGCTAAAGAGCATGGCTATCGTTCTCGTGCCTCATGGAAACTCGCCCAGCTCGACTCCAAATACAACTTCCTCCGCTCCTCCCATGCCGTTCTCGATCTCTGCGCCGCCCCCGGTGGTTGGATGCAAGTCGCCGTCGAGCGGGTTCCCGTCGGTAGCCTCGTTGTCGGTGTCGATTTGGTTCCCATTGCGCCCGTTCGCGGTGCCATTGCTATCGAGCAGGATATCACGAAGCCGGAATGCAAGGCGAGGCTCAAGAAGATTATGAACGAGAAAGGGTGCGCTGCTTTTGATTTGATCTTGCATGATGGGTCGCCCAATGTTGGTGGGGCTTGGGCGCAGGAGGCCATGAGCCAGAATTCGTTGGTTATAGATTCTGTCAAATTAGCTACTCAGTTATTGGCTCCAAAGGGTGCATTTGTTACCAAG GTTTTCAGGTCACAAGATTACAGTTCTGTCCTATATTGTCTCAAGCAG TTATTTGAAAAGGTTGAGGTCGAAAAACCAGCAGCAAGTCGATCTGCATCTGCAGAAATATATGTTTTGGGTCTTAGATATAAGGCTCCTGCAAAGATTGATCCACGACTTCTTGATGTGAAGCACCTGTTTCAAGGATCTGTAGAACCCCAACGGAAG gTTGTGGATGTACTTagaggaacaaaacaaaagagacATCGTGATGG ATATGAAGATGGAGATATGACTCTTCGGAAAGTGTCTTCTGCGTCTAATTACATCTGGTCAGATTCTCCTCTTGAGATCTTAGGAACTGTGACTTGTATAACTTTTGATGATCCTCCTTGTTTGCTGATTAAGAATCATGATTTAACAACTGAAGAG GTTAAGGCACTTTGTGATGATTTGCGTGTCCTGGGCAAGCAAGATTTTAAGCATCTGCTGAA GTGGCGATTGCACATAAGGAAGGCCTTATCTCCCAATCAAAAGGCTACGCCCACTTCTGTTAAAGATGCTGAAAATGAGGTAAAGCAGAACGAAGATGATAAATTACTAAATGAGATGGAGGAGCTGACATATGCTATTGAacggaagaagaaaagggaaaagaagcTTCTTGCAAAAAGGAGAGCTAAG GACAAAGCTAGGAAAGCGATGGGGATGCAACTAGACGTCATGGAAGAGGGTTATATTGATCACGAGTTATTCTCTCTTTCTAACATCAAG GGTAAGAATGACTTAAGAGTTATTGATTCAACTGACTATGATGTCGACAATGGTGAGTTGGGAGAACATGAAAATGATGTAACCAAtgaggaagatcatgagtcTTCAGCTAGCGATATTGGTTCTGATGAAGAGCGCAGAAG GTATGATGAACATATGGAGGAATTGTTGGATCAGGCTTATGAAAGCTTTGTTGCCAGAAAGGAAGGTAGTGCAAAGCAGAGGAAACGTGCAAAAAAAGCCTACTCTGATGATGCCGAGTTACTTGAG GAGGATGAGAATGGAGGCGATCGTTTTCAATCTGATTATGACTCCGACGAAAATCTGGTAGACGAGGATAGAAATCCACTGATGGTATCTCTTGATGACGGTGGAGAGCCAACTCAAGAGGAGATTGCAAACAAATGGTTCGGTCAGGATATTTTTGCTGAAGCAGCGGAAGATGGAGATTTGAAGGAGTTGGGTAGCGAAGATGATATGCAGGTTGATgggccaaaagaaaaaactgcTGTCACCAAAGTAGCCAAGTCAAATATTTCTAAGAATGCAAGAGAGAAGTCAAAAATCTCAACCAATGCAAAAGACTCTATTAAAGcagatgatgaatttgaggTAGTCCCTGCCCCGGCTACAGATTCAAGCGACGATTCATCCTCTGAAGAATCCGAGGATGAAGAGCCCGACACAAAGGCTGAGATATTGGCATGTGCGAAAAAGATGCTGAGGAAAAAGCAAAGAGAGCAATTTCTTGATGATTCATATAACAAATACATGTTCGACGACACAGGCTTGCCGAAGTGGTTTTTGGACGAGGAGAAAAGACATCGTCAACCAATAAAGCCTATAACCAAAGAGGAGGTTGCAGCAATGAGAGCACAGTTCAAAGAAATCGACGCCCGCCCTGCTAAAAAGGTAGCTGAAGCTAAAGCACGAAAGAAGCGAGTTGCAATGAAGAAACTCGAAAAGGTTCGCAAGAAGGCAAACATCATCTCAGACCAGGCCGATATATCTGATCGATCAAAGAGCAAGATGATCGATCAACTTTACAAAAAAGCAGTGCCCCAGAGACCGAAAAAGGAATTTGTGGTTGCAAAGAAAGGAGTTCAAGTTCGGGTTGGGAAGGGTAAAACCTTAGTAGACCGACGAATGAAGAAGGATGCAAGGAAGCACGGAATGAGCAAGCAGGGTAAAGGTTCTAAGAAGGGAAAGAACTCAAAGGCTCCAAGAGGCAAGGGGGGATCTGCTAAGGCTTCCGGGAAGAAGGGAAGAAAGGGAAACAAATGA